A genome region from Dolichospermum compactum NIES-806 includes the following:
- a CDS encoding DUF2887 domain-containing protein → MASSRVHRIYLDELEPPANAPISLKLLKLIVTPADKSAVLAQEIAKETYGQITQRQLQLQLIDLLETIMVYKLPILSREEIQQMIGITDVDLKQTRFYQDVFAEGQQEGKQEGKQEGKQEGKQEGKQEEAVSIVLRLLTRQFGSLDSAIEDRIRGLKLSVIEMLVDQLLDFTDISELESWLENQ, encoded by the coding sequence TTGGCAAGTTCCAGAGTCCACCGTATATACTTGGATGAATTAGAACCTCCAGCAAATGCCCCTATCAGTCTGAAGTTGCTGAAACTGATTGTTACTCCTGCGGATAAAAGTGCAGTTTTAGCACAAGAAATTGCTAAAGAAACCTATGGACAAATAACTCAAAGACAATTGCAATTGCAACTAATTGATTTGTTAGAGACTATCATGGTTTATAAACTGCCTATTTTAAGTAGAGAGGAAATACAGCAGATGATAGGAATAACAGACGTAGACCTCAAACAAACCCGTTTTTATCAGGATGTCTTTGCTGAAGGACAACAGGAAGGAAAGCAAGAAGGAAAGCAAGAAGGAAAGCAAGAAGGAAAGCAAGAAGGAAAGCAAGAAGAAGCAGTGAGTATAGTTCTGCGTCTTCTGACACGGCAATTTGGTTCTTTAGATTCTGCCATTGAAGATCGAATTCGGGGTTTGAAACTAAGTGTAATTGAAATGTTGGTTGATCAATTACTTGATTTTACGGATATTTCTGAGTTAGAAAGCTGGTTAGAAAACCAGTAA
- a CDS encoding retropepsin-like aspartic protease, with the protein MNEKYNSAKEWRKANYRKLKQYRGEWIIYTKDGVIAHHQDYRIMTQQIDLQNLKSSDYITERIYENEFVEPVKFFPVRFRTVKKHDWQPKYEVCLTFQNSKILEMLVDSGSDISLITFYLGTDLGYALSQGEVLSNGEGVGGSVQYVLRQVEMQIDNYTFSAPVAWLQNEDCQEVLLGREVVFDLFDIEFKQAEEKILFKYRG; encoded by the coding sequence ATGAACGAAAAATACAATAGTGCCAAAGAATGGCGTAAAGCAAATTACCGAAAACTAAAACAATATCGTGGAGAATGGATTATTTACACTAAGGATGGTGTAATAGCTCATCACCAAGATTATAGAATCATGACACAGCAAATTGACCTTCAGAACTTAAAATCTTCTGACTACATCACTGAGCGGATCTACGAGAACGAATTTGTTGAGCCAGTGAAGTTTTTCCCAGTGCGTTTTAGAACAGTCAAAAAACATGATTGGCAGCCAAAATACGAAGTCTGTCTAACTTTTCAAAATTCTAAAATCCTGGAAATGCTTGTAGATTCTGGTTCGGATATTAGCCTAATTACATTTTATTTAGGCACAGACTTAGGATATGCCCTCTCTCAAGGAGAAGTTCTGAGTAATGGAGAAGGAGTAGGGGGGAGTGTACAATATGTACTCCGACAAGTTGAAATGCAGATTGATAATTATACCTTTTCTGCTCCTGTTGCCTGGTTACAAAATGAGGATTGCCAAGAAGTTTTATTGGGTAGGGAAGTTGTGTTTGATTTATTTGATATTGAATTTAAACAAGCTGAGGAGAAAATCCTATTCAAATATAGGGGATAA